In Xylanibacter ruminicola 23, a single genomic region encodes these proteins:
- a CDS encoding RyR domain-containing protein: MTKNYDYKPAPVDTTNVKLPEELTVLAEAISKNVHEVWALNRMNEGWTYGPVRDDEKRQTPCLVPYEELSEEEKAYDRNTAFATLKFIVSQGFEIKKSKLT; the protein is encoded by the coding sequence ATGACTAAAAACTATGATTACAAGCCTGCTCCAGTTGACACTACTAACGTGAAACTGCCAGAAGAACTAACAGTACTTGCAGAGGCCATCTCAAAGAATGTACATGAGGTATGGGCCCTGAACCGCATGAACGAAGGCTGGACATACGGCCCCGTACGTGACGACGAGAAACGACAGACTCCATGTCTGGTTCCCTATGAAGAACTATCAGAGGAGGAGAAAGCCTACGATCGAAATACGGCCTTCGCCACCCTGAAGTTTATTGTATCCCAAGGATTTGAAATCAAGAAATCAAAGTTAACATGA
- a CDS encoding NUDIX domain-containing protein — MSYTYKYPRPAVTADMIVLADKSEPKILLIQRRDEPFKGCWAFPGGFMDMDETTEQCAIRELKEETGLEVGEVKQVGAYSSVDRDPRGRTITVAYVAHIPQALPVMGLDDAAEAKWWPIDALPPLAFDHAQILQDALKG, encoded by the coding sequence ATGAGCTACACCTATAAATATCCACGTCCGGCAGTTACTGCCGACATGATTGTTCTGGCAGATAAGTCGGAACCTAAAATACTATTGATTCAACGTAGAGATGAACCCTTCAAAGGCTGTTGGGCATTTCCTGGCGGTTTTATGGATATGGATGAGACTACTGAACAATGCGCTATTCGCGAACTCAAGGAGGAAACAGGCCTTGAGGTAGGGGAGGTAAAACAAGTAGGCGCCTATTCATCAGTCGACCGCGATCCACGTGGTCGCACCATCACTGTGGCTTACGTTGCTCACATACCTCAGGCACTTCCTGTTATGGGGCTCGACGATGCTGCCGAAGCCAAGTGGTGGCCTATTGATGCACTTCCACCACTGGCCTTCGATCATGCACAGATACTGCAAGATGCTTTAAAGGGATAA